Genomic DNA from Mesorhizobium sp. 131-2-1:
ATCGCCTCGACGCACATAGACGGGGCGCTTTATCACGGCGATTCCGGCACGCTGTTCGCCGAACGGCTCGTCGAGGGCGGCGCGCGGGTCGTGGTGCGCTCGACGCTCAACGTCGGCGCGCTCGACCTGATGGGCTGCTCGCGCATCCGTCTGGAGGAACCACAGCGCGGCATGGCGCTGCGGATGATGGAGGCCTATCGCAAGCTCGGCTGCGAGCAGAGCTGGACCTGCGCGCCCTATCAGGCCGGGCACCGGCCGGCACAGGGCAGCGACGTCGCCTGGGGCGAGTCCAACGCCGTGGTGTTCTGCAATTCGGTGCTCGGCGCGCGCACCAACCGCTATGGCGATTTCCTCGACATCGCCTGCGCCATCACCGGCCGCGCGCCGGACTACGGACTGCACCGCCCGGAGAACCGGCGGGCGCGGCTGGTGTTCGATGTTTCGGGCCTGTCCCCTTCCTTCCTCGCCTCCGAGATCGCCTGGCCGGTGCTTGGCAGCCTCTATGGCCGCGAGGTGGGTAACACCGTCGGCGTCGTCACCGGCGTGGGCAATCATCCAGGCGAGGACGCGCTGAAGGCATTCGGTGCCGCCGCCGCTTCGTCCGGGGCGGTCGGCCTGTTCCACATTGCCGGCGTGACACCGGAGGCGCCCGACGCCGGGACAATTCTCGCCGGCGCCGCGCCGGAAATGGTGATCCGCGTCACGCCCGAAATGGCCGCGAAGGCCCGTGCGGGCCTGTCGACGGCGGTGGCGCCGAAAACCATCGACGCGGTGGCAATCGGCAGCCCGCATCTGTCGCTGGCCGAGTTCGATTTGCTGGAGCGGCTGATCGCCGGGCGGCGGCTCGGCGTGCCGATCTATGCCTGCACCGGCCGCCATGCGCTGTCCGGCCTCGAACAGGGCGGCCGGCGCAAGGCGCTCGAGGCGAGCGGGGTGGTGATCGTTGCCGACACCTGCGTGGTGGTGACGCCGATCATGCCGGAGCTCAGCAACGGCGTGCTGATGACGAACTCGGGCAAGTTCGCGCATTACGCGCCGGGCAACACCGGCTATTCCGTGCTCTACGCCTCCCTGGCCGACTGCGTCGAAAGCGCCGTTCTTGGTAAGCCACGATTTACGGATATTGCCGCATGAGCGCCGCTCCGGAAATACTGGTGCCGGGGCGAGCCGGGCAAGGCGAGGCGCTGGTGCTGACGGCGCCGATCAGCTTCTGGGGCGGCGTCGACCCGAAGACCGGCCGCATCGCCGATGTCCGCCATCCGCAGCATGGCGAGACCATTTCCGGACGGGTGCTGTTCCTGCCGGGCACGATCGGTTCGTCCTCGGCCTCGGCCGTGCTGATGGAGCTTGTCCACAATGGCCGGGCGCCTGCCGCGCTGGTGCTGCACGAGCCGGACGCCATCCTCCTGCTCGGGCTCATCGTCGCCAGGGAGATGGGCTGGGAGACGCCGATGGCGATCCAGCTCGGGCGCGGTCAATTCGACCATTTTCGCGGCCGAGTGATCACCATTGCGGCGGATGGATCGATAAGGCTGCGTGCCGAAACGTCATGACCATCCGCATTCGTCCCGCGTCAACGAATGATGCCCTTCACGTCGCCGCGATCGTGGACATCGCTGGACACGGCATCGAGCTCGAAAGCTGGATCAGGGACAGCGGCGACAATCACGCGGCCCTGGAGGCGGCGCGCAGGGCGGCATCCGCGGATGCCAATTCGCCCTATCATTTCTCCAAAGCTCACCTCATTGAGGTCGACGGTGCCGTTGCCGGCGGACTGGTTGGAGAGGTGCTCACAGGGAATGACGACTATGCGGCGGAAATTTCACCCGCGCTCATGCCGCTCGTCACGCTGGAAACGCGGTTGGTCGGCTATTGGTTGATCCTTGCGATCGCCGTCTATCCCGAATACCGCGGCCGGGGACTTGCAAGGCGGTTGCTTGCAGAAGCCGCTGAACTCGCTGTCGCGGCCGGAGCAAAAGGCCTCTGCCTCACCGTCGAAGACAACAATCTTGCGGCGATCTCCGTGTACGACAGGCTTGGCTTCGTCACCGCCGACAGGCTTCCCTGGGTTGCGTACGGCGGCAGGAGCGGCCCACGCGAATGGGTTATGATGAGGCGCGACTTCTAGCTCATGTCCTGAGTGGCAGCACGCGGTCCGGCGGACGGTGGCCGTCGAAGAAGGCGCGGATGTTGATGATCACCTTCTCGCCCATGTCGATGCGACCTTCGAGCGTCGCCGAACCCATATGCGGCAGCAGCACGACCTTGCCCTTTGCGGCGAGCTTCAGCAGCTTGCTGTTCAGCGCCGGCTCGTGCTCGTAGACGTCGAGCCCGGCGCCGGCGATCTTGCCGTCGTGGATCAGCTTGATCAGCGATTCCTCGTCGATGATGTCGCCGCGCGCGGTGTTGACGATGTAGGCAGAGGGCTGCATCAGCGCCAGGCGTCGCGCCGACAACAGATGGAAGGTCGCCGGCGTCGACGGGCAGTTGACCGAGATGATGTCCATGCGGGCCAGCATCTGGTCGAGGCTTTCCCAGTAGGTCGCTTCCAACTCTTCCTCGACCGCCGGCAGCACGCGGTGGCGGTTGTGGTAGTGGATCGACAGGCCGAAGGCCTTGGCGCGCCGGGCGACGGCGGTGCCGATGCGGCCCATGCCGACGATGCCGAGTCGTTTTCCCCAGATGCGGCGGCCAAGCATCCAGGTCGGCGACCAGCCGGCCCATTTCTTGTCGCCGGTGAGCACGTTGGCGCCTTCCGCCAGCCGCCGCGGCACCGCCAGCATCAGCGCCATGGTCATGTCGGCGGTATCCTCGGTCAGCACGTTCGGCGTGTTGGTGACGGTGATGCCCTTCTTCGCCGCCGCCGCCACGTCGATCTTGTCGACGCCATTGCCGAAATTGGCGATCAGCTTGAGATTATCGCCGGCCTGGGCGATCAGCGCGGCGTCGATGTTGTCGGTGATCGTCGGCACCAGCACATCGGCTTCCTTGACGGCGTCGACAAGCTCCGGCTGCGTCATCGGCCGATCTTCGACATTCAGCCGCGCGTCGAACAGCTCGCGCATGCGGGTTTCGACGGGATCGGGCAGCTTGCGCGTGATGACGACGAGGGGCCTTTTCTTGCCTGCCATTGTTTCCTCGAACCCGATCTCGTTGAGACCTCTTTAACCAAGACAGGCGAAACTTGAAGCCGGTCGCGGTGCCAAGCCACTCCTGTAACAAGCGGTGCCGCCGAAGACAAAGAAAAAGGGGCGCCGGTGCCGACGGGCAGGCGCCGAAAGGAATGAAAGTGTCTGGTTTCGCGTCGCTTCGCCTGGCCGTCAGCGCGGCCGTTCTCGGCGCTCTCCTTTGTTCTCCGCAGCAGGTGGCGGCACAGGGCGCGGCCGCCCCGGCGCAGACGGTCACGCTGGGTCCCAGCGGCCTTCCCTTGCCGCGTTTCGTCAGCCTGAAATCGGGCCGCGTCAATTCGCGCGTCGGCCCCGGCGCCAACTATTCCGTCGACTGGATGTACTTGAAGGCAGGCCTGCCTATGGAAATCATCCAGGAGTTCGACACCTGGCGCCGCGTGCGGGATGCCGACGGCTCGGAGGGTTGGATCAACCAGTCGCTGCTTTCGGGCCGACGTACCGCGATCGTCGCGCCCTGGCAGCGCAGCAAGGGGGGCCGAATCAACCTGCTTGACGATCCCGACAAGGACGCAGGCGTCGTCGCCATCCTCGAGCCGGGCGTCATGGGCTCGATCAAGAAGTGCGACGGTCAATGGTGCGAAATGACCTTCGAAGGCCACACCGGCTGGCTGCAGCAGTCGGTCGTCTGGGGCGCCTATCCGGGCGAGCGGGTCAAGAACTAGTCCGTCCCGGCAGGTCCAGGGACCTCGCGGCGGCCGATGCGGCCAAGATGGGTGTCCTGGAAACCGCTGGGCAGCTTGAGGCCGTAGCCGAGCGCGCGGTCGATGGCGATGTGGGCAATCCAGATCAGCGCGATCGCCATCGCCATGGAACTGCCGAGGACGTATCCGGCCAGCGCCAGGAAAAGCGGGACGATCAGCATGTGCAGGGCGTTGTAGGCGATGGCGCCGACGCGCGGTCCGGCGAGGTAGCCCAGCATCGACAGATCCGGCGCCAGGATGAGCAGCGCGAACAGCCACCATGACGTGCCCGTCATCGCATAGAGGACGATGGCCGCCGCCGCAGCGACACACCATTCGAGCCTTACTGCGAGATCGACAGGCCGCATCGGAAGCGGATCAGTCGCGCCGCTTCGGGCGCAGCCTCACCACGATATCGACATTGGCGATTTCCATGCCCTGCGGAGGCTCCGGCAGGTTGGAGACAGTCACCGGGCCGCTGGCGATATCGAAGATCCTGTTTTCGCCTTCGATATAGAAATGGTGGTGGTCGGAAGTATTGGTGTCGAAATAGGTCTTCGACCCCTCGACGGCGAGGATGCGCAGCAGGCCCGCCTGGGTGAACTGGTGAAGGGCGTTGTAGACGGTGGCCAGCGACACCGGCACGCCGGCGGCGATCGCCTCCTCATGCAGTTCCTCGGCCGACAGATGGCGATCGCCCTTGGCAAACA
This window encodes:
- a CDS encoding DUF4260 domain-containing protein — protein: MRPVDLAVRLEWCVAAAAAIVLYAMTGTSWWLFALLILAPDLSMLGYLAGPRVGAIAYNALHMLIVPLFLALAGYVLGSSMAMAIALIWIAHIAIDRALGYGLKLPSGFQDTHLGRIGRREVPGPAGTD
- a CDS encoding 2-hydroxyacid dehydrogenase; this translates as MAGKKRPLVVITRKLPDPVETRMRELFDARLNVEDRPMTQPELVDAVKEADVLVPTITDNIDAALIAQAGDNLKLIANFGNGVDKIDVAAAAKKGITVTNTPNVLTEDTADMTMALMLAVPRRLAEGANVLTGDKKWAGWSPTWMLGRRIWGKRLGIVGMGRIGTAVARRAKAFGLSIHYHNRHRVLPAVEEELEATYWESLDQMLARMDIISVNCPSTPATFHLLSARRLALMQPSAYIVNTARGDIIDEESLIKLIHDGKIAGAGLDVYEHEPALNSKLLKLAAKGKVVLLPHMGSATLEGRIDMGEKVIINIRAFFDGHRPPDRVLPLRT
- the irrA gene encoding iron response transcriptional regulator IrrA, which codes for MDQGCRKDNVAVDKRVREAGLRPTRQRVALADLLFAKGDRHLSAEELHEEAIAAGVPVSLATVYNALHQFTQAGLLRILAVEGSKTYFDTNTSDHHHFYIEGENRIFDIASGPVTVSNLPEPPQGMEIANVDIVVRLRPKRRD
- a CDS encoding aconitase X, producing the protein MSLALSAEEQAIAAGRDGAGMAMRIVAESARLLGAPRLIPIASTHIDGALYHGDSGTLFAERLVEGGARVVVRSTLNVGALDLMGCSRIRLEEPQRGMALRMMEAYRKLGCEQSWTCAPYQAGHRPAQGSDVAWGESNAVVFCNSVLGARTNRYGDFLDIACAITGRAPDYGLHRPENRRARLVFDVSGLSPSFLASEIAWPVLGSLYGREVGNTVGVVTGVGNHPGEDALKAFGAAAASSGAVGLFHIAGVTPEAPDAGTILAGAAPEMVIRVTPEMAAKARAGLSTAVAPKTIDAVAIGSPHLSLAEFDLLERLIAGRRLGVPIYACTGRHALSGLEQGGRRKALEASGVVIVADTCVVVTPIMPELSNGVLMTNSGKFAHYAPGNTGYSVLYASLADCVESAVLGKPRFTDIAA
- a CDS encoding GNAT family N-acetyltransferase; translated protein: MTIRIRPASTNDALHVAAIVDIAGHGIELESWIRDSGDNHAALEAARRAASADANSPYHFSKAHLIEVDGAVAGGLVGEVLTGNDDYAAEISPALMPLVTLETRLVGYWLILAIAVYPEYRGRGLARRLLAEAAELAVAAGAKGLCLTVEDNNLAAISVYDRLGFVTADRLPWVAYGGRSGPREWVMMRRDF
- a CDS encoding aconitase X swivel domain-containing protein: MSAAPEILVPGRAGQGEALVLTAPISFWGGVDPKTGRIADVRHPQHGETISGRVLFLPGTIGSSSASAVLMELVHNGRAPAALVLHEPDAILLLGLIVAREMGWETPMAIQLGRGQFDHFRGRVITIAADGSIRLRAETS
- a CDS encoding SH3 domain-containing protein, whose protein sequence is MSGFASLRLAVSAAVLGALLCSPQQVAAQGAAAPAQTVTLGPSGLPLPRFVSLKSGRVNSRVGPGANYSVDWMYLKAGLPMEIIQEFDTWRRVRDADGSEGWINQSLLSGRRTAIVAPWQRSKGGRINLLDDPDKDAGVVAILEPGVMGSIKKCDGQWCEMTFEGHTGWLQQSVVWGAYPGERVKN